A genomic window from Bacillus rossius redtenbacheri isolate Brsri chromosome 7, Brsri_v3, whole genome shotgun sequence includes:
- the LOC134534264 gene encoding uncharacterized protein LOC134534264 isoform X1: MEDHFSWKDGDVKTMIRRRIECHDLFTGKRGSALAGWQRIAELLDNGATYQQCKKKWENLLQKYRDVVATLAKDEPLDDVRWRFFEDLHPFLWTHQHANLPPACKSEHPGGKPHTPRLLFRGVPLPLDAEEEDPLGPNCPATPAPTRCKLEPNDISNFECDEVDYDSELDDDSAHNIQEAEQVPVEIEITEPACAATTRKVPHLEFRGSVFPPTPAKRPRISEACEGIAGLARESAPLAARKTVFGREQHRQMMATLQMEHRMRRNVLQAELEMTKRILQVEFEIRQEELDFRRNFHRLQLRKLAQSINANS; encoded by the exons aTGGAAGATCATTTTTCCt GGAAGGACGGCGACGTGAAGACGATGATCCGGAGGCGGATAGAGTGCCACGACTTGTTCACGGGCAAGCGGGGCAGCGCGCTGGCGGGCTGGCAGCGCATCGCGGAGCTCCTTGACAACGGCGCCACGTACCAGCAGTGCAAGAAGAAGTGGGAGAACCTGCTGCAGAAGTACCGCGACGTCGTGGCGACCCTGGCGAAGGACGAGCCCCTGGACGACGTCAGGTGGCGGTTCTTCGAGGACCTGCACCCGTTCCTGTGGACGCACCAGCACGCCAACCTGCCACCGGCGTGCAAGTCGGAGCACCCCGGGGGGAAGCCCCACACGCCCCGCCTGCTGTTCCGAGGCGTGCCTCTGCCGCTCGACGCGGAGGAAGAAGACCCGCTGGGGCCCAACTGCCCCGCGACCCCCGCGCCCACCAGATGCAAGCTGGAGCCAA ATGATATCTCCAACTTCGAATGTGATGAGGTTGACTACGACTCTGAACTGGACGATGACAGTGCTCACAACATCCAAGAAGCTGAGCAG GTGCCGGTGGAAATCGAGATCACAGAACCCGCCTGCGCCGCGACGACGCGGAAGGTCCCGCATCTGGAGTTCAGAGGCTCGGTTTTCCCTCCGACCCCCGCGAAGAGGCCGAGGATCTCGGAAGCGTGCGAGGGCATTGCCGGCCTTGCCCGAGAAAGCGCTCCCCTCGCTGCAAGGAAGACTGTGTTCGGCAGGGAGCAGCACAGGCAGATGATGGCGACGCTGCAGATGGAACACAGGATGAGGAGAAACGTGCTGCAGGCAGAACTCGAGATGACGAAGCGGATACTTCAGGTCGAGTTCGAAATCAGGCAGGAGGAGCTAGATTTCAGGCGGAACTTTCACAGGCTGCAACTCAGGAAACTAGCGCAGTCTATAAACGCCAACTCTTGA
- the LOC134534264 gene encoding uncharacterized protein LOC134534264 isoform X2: MIRRRIECHDLFTGKRGSALAGWQRIAELLDNGATYQQCKKKWENLLQKYRDVVATLAKDEPLDDVRWRFFEDLHPFLWTHQHANLPPACKSEHPGGKPHTPRLLFRGVPLPLDAEEEDPLGPNCPATPAPTRCKLEPNDISNFECDEVDYDSELDDDSAHNIQEAEQVPVEIEITEPACAATTRKVPHLEFRGSVFPPTPAKRPRISEACEGIAGLARESAPLAARKTVFGREQHRQMMATLQMEHRMRRNVLQAELEMTKRILQVEFEIRQEELDFRRNFHRLQLRKLAQSINANS; this comes from the exons ATGATCCGGAGGCGGATAGAGTGCCACGACTTGTTCACGGGCAAGCGGGGCAGCGCGCTGGCGGGCTGGCAGCGCATCGCGGAGCTCCTTGACAACGGCGCCACGTACCAGCAGTGCAAGAAGAAGTGGGAGAACCTGCTGCAGAAGTACCGCGACGTCGTGGCGACCCTGGCGAAGGACGAGCCCCTGGACGACGTCAGGTGGCGGTTCTTCGAGGACCTGCACCCGTTCCTGTGGACGCACCAGCACGCCAACCTGCCACCGGCGTGCAAGTCGGAGCACCCCGGGGGGAAGCCCCACACGCCCCGCCTGCTGTTCCGAGGCGTGCCTCTGCCGCTCGACGCGGAGGAAGAAGACCCGCTGGGGCCCAACTGCCCCGCGACCCCCGCGCCCACCAGATGCAAGCTGGAGCCAA ATGATATCTCCAACTTCGAATGTGATGAGGTTGACTACGACTCTGAACTGGACGATGACAGTGCTCACAACATCCAAGAAGCTGAGCAG GTGCCGGTGGAAATCGAGATCACAGAACCCGCCTGCGCCGCGACGACGCGGAAGGTCCCGCATCTGGAGTTCAGAGGCTCGGTTTTCCCTCCGACCCCCGCGAAGAGGCCGAGGATCTCGGAAGCGTGCGAGGGCATTGCCGGCCTTGCCCGAGAAAGCGCTCCCCTCGCTGCAAGGAAGACTGTGTTCGGCAGGGAGCAGCACAGGCAGATGATGGCGACGCTGCAGATGGAACACAGGATGAGGAGAAACGTGCTGCAGGCAGAACTCGAGATGACGAAGCGGATACTTCAGGTCGAGTTCGAAATCAGGCAGGAGGAGCTAGATTTCAGGCGGAACTTTCACAGGCTGCAACTCAGGAAACTAGCGCAGTCTATAAACGCCAACTCTTGA
- the LOC134534265 gene encoding lipopolysaccharide-induced tumor necrosis factor-alpha factor homolog — protein sequence MSSGKDGLPSAPLMDHEAVAMVPAPPSYEETMGLSGGYAPRPQYPPQPPYAPQQHQYPIGPHLSYPPQPYYGGPGFTPAQVPAESASSPPIPLHNVAHPPASLQYVSLGPTAVGPRPVTTVCPACRMNVKTTTVTENKTGAHVACVLLCLIGCCCLSCVPYCMDSCKKVRHSCPSCGNFMGTYTA from the exons ATGAGTTCTGGGAAAGATGGTTTGCCTTCTGCACCGCTGATGGACCATGAAGCTGTCGCCATGGTGCCAGCTCCACCATCGTACGAAGAGACCATGGGGTTGTCAGGAGGCTACGCGCCGAGACCTCAGTACCCGCCCCAACCTCCGTACGCGCCGCAGCAGCATCAGTACCCAATAGGACCCCATCTTTCATACCCACCACAGCCATACT ATGGAGGCCCGGGATTCACGCCAGCCCAAGTCCCGGCCGAGTCCGCTTCCTCGCCGCCAATTCCACTACACAACGTCGCTCACCCGCCAG CGAGCCTGCAGTACGTCTCGCTGGGACCCACCGCCGTCGGCCCCCGGCCGGTGACCACGGTCTGCCCCGCCTGCCGCATGAACGTGAAGACGACCACCGTGACGGAGAACAAGACGGGCGCCCACGTCGCCTGCGTCCTGCTCTGCCTTATCGG TTGCTGTTGTCTGTCATGCGTCCCGTACTGCATGGACTCTTGCAAGAAGGTGCGCCACTCTTGCCCCAGCTGCGGCAACTTCATGGGCACCTACACAGCGTAG